The genomic region GATCCCGATGACGCCGCTCTTCTTGTTCAGAATGCTGTCGATCTCCTTGGCGGAGAGGTTTTCCTTCTGCATCATGAACGCGGGGATGGCCGGGTCAATGTCGCCGCAGCGTGTACCCATCATGGCCCCTTCGAGCGGGGTGAGCCCCATGCTGGTGTCGACCGACACCCCGTTCTTGATGGCGCAGTGCGAGACCCCGTTGCCGATGTGCATGGTGATGACGTTGCACTGGCTGGCGGGCTTGCCGAGGATGGCGGCGATGCGCTTGGAGACGTAGAGATGCGAGGTGCCGTGGAAGCCGTAGCGCCTCACCCCGTACTTCTCGTACCACTCGTAAGGAAGCGGGTATAGGTATGCGTGTTCCGGCATGGTCTGGTGAAACGCGGTATCGAAAATGGCGATCTGGGGGACGCCCGGAAGCACGGCCATGGCCCCCTCGATGCCGGCGATGTTGGGGGGGTTGTGCAAAGGCGCCAGATGCTGCACCTCGGTGACCGCGGCGAGCACATCGTCGTCGATCAGCACCGACTTGGTGAAGCGCTCCCCGCCGTGCACCACGCGGTGCCCGACGGCGGCTATCTGCTTGATATCGGTGAGTACGCCATGTCCCGGAGAGGTCAGGGTGCGCAGGATAAGGTCGACGGCGGTCTTGTGATCGGGACAGTCAGAGTTCTCGCGGTAGGTCTCGCGCCCCGGGACTTCGTGCAGGATGAAGGAGTCGCCGATTACGACGCGCTCGACCATACCCTTGGCGACCACCACTTTTTTGTCCCAGTCAAACAACTGGTATTTTACAGAAGAACTTCCGCAGTTAAGTGCGAGTATATCCATCGATCTGCATCCCCCGTCATTGTAGTTTAACCCGGTACGATGGGCACTGTAGCCCGGCCAAAAAAGTTTACAAATAAAACTGTTTTTTATATATACCGTAGACTGGTCTACAGTTCAAGGATTTTCTCCCTTCCTGCCGCGCCGGAAATGTCATACAGCTTTATGGTGGACTTTTTCCCGGTCATATGTTAGTTTTCGTCCGGAATTTTCCAGTAAACGTGAAGGAGGTGAAAACTTTGGCACATACCATCAGCGACGAATGCATCAACTGCGGCGCCTGTGACGATTCCTGCCCGGTCAACGCAATCAGCGAGGCTGGCAACAAAAGGACCATCGCTGCAGATACCTGCATCGACTGCGGCGCTTGCGTAGACACCTGCCCGGTGAGCGCAATCTCGGCCTAACCAACACCAGATTCATGAAATGCCATGGCCTGCAGCGGCTCGTCCGCTTGCAGGCCTATTTTTTTGCCCCGCCGCCGAAGTCAAAAAGCGTTACTACCGGAACCACCTCTCTTTGCACCGACGAAAAAAGGGGAAGCCACGTAAGCTTCCCCTCTTTGTTTTGACCTTCGTTGCCTAACTCCTAGCAGAGTTTGGCTATGGCCCGCTCCAGGCGCCTGCCGGTCTCTTCCAGCCCCAGCACCTCGATCATCTCGTAGATACCGGGCGAAGCGGTCGAACCCGACAGCGCGAGCCTCACGGCGGGGCCTATCTGCCCGAGCTTGATCCCCTTCTCCTCGCAAAGCTCCTTGAACGCCCCCTCGATGCCGGCGGTGGTGAGTTCCCCCGCTCCGCGCAATTTCTCCAGCAGCGCCCTGAGCAGCGCCGGCGTCTCCGCGTTGAAGAACTTGGCGACCCCCTTCTCGTCGTAGGTGAGTTCCTGCTGGTAGTAGAACAGGGCGCCGTCGGCCAACTCCAGCATGGTCTTGGCCCTCTCCTGCAGCGTCTTGACCACGGCCGAAAGCTCCGGTCCGCCCGCGGTATCGGCTACGCCACGCTCCTTCAGGAAGGGGACCAGGAGCCCGGCCAGGCGCACCGGGTCGCCGTTCTTGATGTAGTGGGCGTTGAGCCACAAAAGCTTGTCGGGGTTGAAGACCCCGGCGGAGCGTCCCACGTTCTCGATGGAGAACTTCTGGATCAGGTCCTCGAGCGAGAAGATCTCCTCGTCGCCGTAGCTCCAGCCCAGGCGGACCAGGTAGTTGACCATCGCCTCGGGAAGAAAGCCCATGTCGCGGTAGGCCATGACCGAGGTCGCCCCGTGCCGTTTCGAAAGTCTCGCCTTGTCGGCGCCGAGGATCATGGGGACGTGGGCGAACTGGGGCACCGGCACCTCCAGCGCCTCGTACAGGAGGATCTGACGCGGAGTGTTGTTGACGTGGTCGTCACCGCGGATGACCGTGGTGATCCCCATGGTGGCGTCGTCGATCACCACCACGAAGTTGTAGGTGGGGGTCCCGTCGGTGCGCTGGATGATCAGGTCGTCCAGTTCGGCGTTCTCGAAAGAGATCTTCCCCTTGATCAGATCGTTCCAGAAGGTGGTCCCCTCCTGGGGCGCCTTGAAGCGGACCACGTAGGGGCGCCCGTCGTCAGGGCCTTGCGGGAGGTTGCGGCAGGTCCCGTCGTACTTGGGCTTTCCCCCTTCCTTTAGCGCCTTCTCGCGCTTGGCCTCAAGCTCCTCGGCGCTGCAATAGCACTTGTACGCTTTCCCGGCGGCGATCAGCTTCTCTACGTACTCCTTGTAGAGCGGGAAGTTGTCCGACTGGTAGAAGGGCCCCTCGTCCCAGTCGAGCCCCAGCCAGGTCATACCCTCCAGGATGGCGTCAACCGACTCCTGGGTGGAACGGGCGACGTCGGTGTCCTCGATCCTCAAGATGAACTTCCCCTGCTGCTTTCTCGCCAAAAGCCAGTTGAAAAGCGCGGTGCGCGCTCCCCCTACGTGGAGGTACCCGGTCGGGCTGGGTGCGAAACGGAGGCGTACTTGTGACATGAAAAGCTCCTTCCTTTGCTGTGATCATTGCATGACTGCAATAAATGTTTTGCCGGGAATGCCCCGGCTACTGCTCCCCGGACTCGTCGTCCCCACTCTCGGGGGCCTTTTCGCCGGGGATGCGGTAACCTTCGTCCGCCCAGGTGCCGAGATCGATCATCTTGCACCTCTGCGAGCAGAAGGGTCGGTAAGGGTTGCCGGTGAGGGTGGTTTCCTTGCGGCACTGCGGGCATTTTATGGTCGTGATGGCGTTCATGGCGTTACCTGCAAACAAATCCCTCCAAAGCCTGCGCCCTGGAGGGTCGGTGGTTGATTCGAATCCTTTGTTAACGCTCTTCTTCAGGGGATCTGGTACTTCCGCTGGTGGAACTGAAGCGCTCTTTTCACCCGGGTGATCAAGGTACCTTCCTTGACCGGCTTTTCGATGAAATCGAAGAACCCCCTATCGAAGGCCTTCACCTCGTCCTCTGGACGCATCGACCCCGTGATCAGTATCACCGGGATGGAGGAGAACTCCGGGATGGTGTGCAGCGCGTCGAAGAGGCCGAAACCGTCCAGCTTGGGCATCATCAGGTCCGTCAGCACTACCTGCGGCTTTTCTGTCAAAACCGCCTTGTACGCCTCCAGCCCGTCCGAGGCGAAGACGACCCGGTACCCCTGGCGGCTCAGGAAGTCGCCGAACATGGTGCCGATCAGCTTGTCGTCCTCGACCACGAGCACCGTCTGCACCGCGGATGAGCAGACCTCCTTCTGCAGGTAGTTCCTGCAGATGGCGGAGTAGATCTCCTTGCGGGTCGCGATGAAGGGGGTGATGCTCAAGCCGTGGTTGGCCGATATGTTTCTCACCACCCGCGTTTCGGTGGGGTCGGCCATGGCCAGCGCCAGCCTGTTGTTGTCGAGCTTGAGCGGGAAGATGTTGTTCTGCATGGCGACGTCGACGGGTATGGTCGCCAGCAGCTCCGGCGCAAAGGAGTAGCCCGAGAAGTTGCTCGCCACCCGGCAGCCATACTGGATCGCCAGAGCCGCAGCAAGCTCCTCCCCGGTTACAAGCTCCAGGTCCTCCAGCACGGTGCCGAAGCGCTTGTTGAGGCGCTTGGAAACGGCAAGCATCCGCTCCACCGTTTTCTCGGTGATCACGCCGTTTTCCACAAATATTTCGCCTAGTTTCTTTCTCTTTTCCATGGCAGAGTCCCCACAAGGGATAACTGTAGCATCGGGAAGGCGAAAAACCATGCGCGCCTGGAAAAAACCTACTCGGAAAGAGCGGTGGCTCCGCTTCCCAACTTCGCCGCAAGTTGCTCCGCCTCGGCTTTGGAAAGGTGCCGCCCTACCCGCAACCGGTACCAGACCCCCTTGCCTTGCACCCTGGACTCCGCGAGATAGGCAGCGACCCCCTTGGCCGAAAGCTTCGACTGGGCCGTCTCTGCCTCCTTCTTGTCCCGGTAAGAGGCGATCTGCACCAGGTACCGTGTCTCTGCCGCGGCAGGAGCCTTGGCCGGTTCCTGCTTCTGGGGTTCCTGTTTTTCGGCCGTACCCTTCTCTGGAGCCCCCTTCTCAGGCGCGGACTTGGTCTCGGACGGGGTCCCTTCCGCAGCCTTCGCGGCGGGAGCAGCCGGCACAGCCTTGGACTGAGGGGGGGGATCGGAGAGCTTCAGGTTCACCCCGCTTCCCATCGCGCCGTGCCCGCCAGAGGGGAGGGTCTTGTAAAAGGTGAGCGGTGTCTCGGGAACAGGGGCACCGGGAGCGGCCGGCGGCGGAACCTGTGCCTGCTTCGCCTGGACTGTAGCGGTGGGGCTCCCGGCAGCCGCGGGCTTGCCGCTCCCCCTGAAGAGGAGCCAACCGGTGAAAACGCCGGCGCCGAAGGTGGCTCCCAGGAGAAGCAGTGCCGACAGGAAGGCGAAAAGCCCGAGCGGAGCCTTTCTCGGCCGGTTCTTGGGCGCCGGCTTCTGCAAGGGCTTTCGCTCCGGGCTCTCCCTCAGGGCTGCGACCTTATCGCTGTAATCGAGCCGCATGAGACTCCCCTACATCCTTTCCGGCGCCGAGATGCCGAGTACTGTGAGCGCGTTCTTGAGGGTGATGGCTACGCAGTGCAGCAGGAAGAGCCTCGCCTGGGTAAGTTCCGGCTCCTCGGGGGTGATCACGCGGCTTTTGTTGTAGAAGCTGTGGAATTCGCCGGCCAGCTCCTGCAGGTAGTAGGTGATTCGGTGCGGCTCGAAGTTGACCGCGGCCCCTTCCAGGATCTCCGGGTAGACTGAGAGCTTCTTGATCAGGCTCAGGTCTTCCGAGGTCTGCAGGAGTTCCAGCTTGACGCCGTCGAACTTGGGAGCGACGCCCCGCTCGCGCGCCGTGTCGAAGATGCTCTTGATCCTCGCGTGGGCATACTGCACGTAGTAGACGGGGTTGTCGTTACTCTGCCGCTTGGCGAGCTCCAGGTCGAAATCGAGCTGGCTGTCGGAGCGGCGCATCAGGAAGAAGAAGCGTGCCGCATCGCGCCCGACCTCGTCGACCACTTCCTTCAGGGTGACGAACTCGCCGCTTCTGGTGGACATGGCGACCGGAACGCCATCGCGCAGAAGCGAGACGAGCTGCACCAGGATGATGCCGAGGTCGGCGGCGTCGCGCCCAAGCCCCTGCACCACGCTCTTGAGCC from Citrifermentans bremense harbors:
- a CDS encoding DUF362 domain-containing protein, producing MAHTISDECINCGACDDSCPVNAISEAGNKRTIAADTCIDCGACVDTCPVSAISA
- the gltX gene encoding glutamate--tRNA ligase — its product is MSQVRLRFAPSPTGYLHVGGARTALFNWLLARKQQGKFILRIEDTDVARSTQESVDAILEGMTWLGLDWDEGPFYQSDNFPLYKEYVEKLIAAGKAYKCYCSAEELEAKREKALKEGGKPKYDGTCRNLPQGPDDGRPYVVRFKAPQEGTTFWNDLIKGKISFENAELDDLIIQRTDGTPTYNFVVVIDDATMGITTVIRGDDHVNNTPRQILLYEALEVPVPQFAHVPMILGADKARLSKRHGATSVMAYRDMGFLPEAMVNYLVRLGWSYGDEEIFSLEDLIQKFSIENVGRSAGVFNPDKLLWLNAHYIKNGDPVRLAGLLVPFLKERGVADTAGGPELSAVVKTLQERAKTMLELADGALFYYQQELTYDEKGVAKFFNAETPALLRALLEKLRGAGELTTAGIEGAFKELCEEKGIKLGQIGPAVRLALSGSTASPGIYEMIEVLGLEETGRRLERAIAKLC
- a CDS encoding SPOR domain-containing protein, whose translation is MRLDYSDKVAALRESPERKPLQKPAPKNRPRKAPLGLFAFLSALLLLGATFGAGVFTGWLLFRGSGKPAAAGSPTATVQAKQAQVPPPAAPGAPVPETPLTFYKTLPSGGHGAMGSGVNLKLSDPPPQSKAVPAAPAAKAAEGTPSETKSAPEKGAPEKGTAEKQEPQKQEPAKAPAAAETRYLVQIASYRDKKEAETAQSKLSAKGVAAYLAESRVQGKGVWYRLRVGRHLSKAEAEQLAAKLGSGATALSE
- a CDS encoding DNA gyrase inhibitor YacG; translated protein: MNAITTIKCPQCRKETTLTGNPYRPFCSQRCKMIDLGTWADEGYRIPGEKAPESGDDESGEQ
- a CDS encoding acetate kinase, whose translation is MDILALNCGSSSVKYQLFDWDKKVVVAKGMVERVVIGDSFILHEVPGRETYRENSDCPDHKTAVDLILRTLTSPGHGVLTDIKQIAAVGHRVVHGGERFTKSVLIDDDVLAAVTEVQHLAPLHNPPNIAGIEGAMAVLPGVPQIAIFDTAFHQTMPEHAYLYPLPYEWYEKYGVRRYGFHGTSHLYVSKRIAAILGKPASQCNVITMHIGNGVSHCAIKNGVSVDTSMGLTPLEGAMMGTRCGDIDPAIPAFMMQKENLSAKEIDSILNKKSGVIGITGRFTDRRDVIENANGGDNLCKLALDIEAYRLKKYIGTYMAVVGKLDAVVFTAGVGEMGAPIRERAIEGLEHLGIILDRERNASAMTRKRETLITTDDSPVKVYVIPTDEELVFTEDVAAILEGTYTDHMHFEYSFSKPDFVRK
- a CDS encoding response regulator, with product MEKRKKLGEIFVENGVITEKTVERMLAVSKRLNKRFGTVLEDLELVTGEELAAALAIQYGCRVASNFSGYSFAPELLATIPVDVAMQNNIFPLKLDNNRLALAMADPTETRVVRNISANHGLSITPFIATRKEIYSAICRNYLQKEVCSSAVQTVLVVEDDKLIGTMFGDFLSRQGYRVVFASDGLEAYKAVLTEKPQVVLTDLMMPKLDGFGLFDALHTIPEFSSIPVILITGSMRPEDEVKAFDRGFFDFIEKPVKEGTLITRVKRALQFHQRKYQIP